A window from Ananas comosus cultivar F153 unplaced genomic scaffold, ASM154086v1, whole genome shotgun sequence encodes these proteins:
- the LOC109706379 gene encoding short-chain dehydrogenase TIC 32, chloroplastic-like, with the protein MLETVKYLMGSPGPSGYGSKTTAEDVTAAAAAACSDLRCITAIVTGATSGIGAETARVLAMRGARLVLPARTLKAAEETKARIAAEFPGAEVFVLPLDLSSLSSVRCFASRFLSLRLPLNLLINNAGRFSYDRALSEDGVEMTFATNYLGHFLLTKLLLETMAETARASGIEGRIVNVSSGIHGWFSGDMLRYLDMLTSKKIAYDATKAYALSKLANVLHTKALAERLKEMGANVTANCVHPGIVRTRLIRDRDGFITDLLFLLASRLLKTIPQAAATTCYVATHPALQGVSGKYFADCNEAAPSKSASDGQAASQLWRASEAMTAEKAAGRFPEKSQEI; encoded by the exons atGCTAGAAACGGTGAAGTACTTGATGGGCTCGCCGGGCCCCAGCGGGTACGGCTCGAAGACCACCGCCGAGGACGTAaccgcggcggcagcggcggcgtgTTCCGATCTCCGCTGCATCACCGCGATCGTCACCG GTGCGACGTCGGGGATCGGGGCGGAGACGGCGCGCGTGCTGGCGATGCGCGGGGCGCGGCTGGTGCTGCCGGCGCGGACCCTGAAGGCTGCCGAGGAGACGAAGGCTCGCATCGCAGCTGAATTCCCCGGAGCGGAGGTCTTCGTCCTCCCCCTCGATCTCAGCTCCCTCTCCTCCGTCCGCTGCTTCGCCTCCCGATTCCTCTCCCTCCGCCTCCCCCTCAACCTCCTCAT AAACAACGCCGGCAGGTTCTCGTACGATCGTGCCTTGTCGGAGGACGGCGTCGAGATGACGTTCGCCACAAATTATCTTG ggcATTTTTTGTTGACGAAGCTGCTGCTGGAGACGATGGCGGAGACGGCGCGGGCGAGCGGGATCGAAGGCCGCATCGTGAACGTCTCCTCCGGCATCCACGGGTGGTTCTCCGGCGACATGCTGCGATACCTCGACATGCTCACCAGCAAGAAGAT AGCTTATGATGCCACAAAAGCGTACGCGCTGTCGAAGCTCGCCAACGTCCTCCACACCAAAGCGCTGGCGGAGAGATTGAAG GAGATGGGTGCAAACGTAACTGCGAACTGCGTGCACCCGGGAATCGTCCGAACCCGACTCATCCGTGACCGCGACGGCTTCATCACCG ATCTGCTGTTCCTCCTCGCGTCCCGACTTCTCAAAACGATTCCGCAG GCCGCGGCGACGACGTGCTACGTGGCGACACACCCCGCACTGCAGGGCGTTTCGGGGAAGTACTTTGCCGACTGCAACGAGGCGGCGCCGTCGAAGTCGGCATCCGACGGGCAGGCAGCATCGCAGCTGTGGCGTGCCTCCGAAGCCATGACGGCCGAGAAGGCTGCCGGACGCTTCCCGGAAAAGTCACAGGAAATATAA